One Carassius carassius chromosome 28, fCarCar2.1, whole genome shotgun sequence genomic window carries:
- the LOC132108445 gene encoding uncharacterized protein LOC132108445, whose product MINGRIFFDSRTEGRVNVFPLLSKHGNFSILIHDLQSSDLGTYDCKLNSECWMVKITERLHSKIREINETNPWIYFAAGAGLFTLLFIAFTLLSIFYGKCVNTSSKSDLSNGVQSEGTSPKETQNTESSGHGDMRGVRRNPITVYENDIHAPNPSSAARQGQHPQRAFRAAPEPTTSHPSNEKPYYGKTIFVLGKQIRCMCYN is encoded by the exons ATGATTAATGGGAGAATCTTCTTTGACAGTCGTACTGAAGGACGAGTGAATGTTTTTCCACTTCTATCTAAACATGGAAACTTCTCCATCCTCATCCATGATCTGCAGTCTTCAGACCTCGGCACCTACGATTGTAAGCTCAACAGTGAATGCTGGATGGTGAAGATCACTGAACGTCTGCACAGTAAGATTAGAG aAATCAATGAGACAAACCCCTGGATCTACTTTGCAGCTGGAGCTGGATTGTTTACTCTCCTTTTTATTGCATTCACCCTGTTATCAATATTCTATG GAAAGTGTGTGAATACATCATCCAAATCTGATCTCAGTAATGGCGTACAGAGTGAAG GTACTTCCCCCAAAGAAACACAGAATACAGAAAGCAGTGGACATGGAGACATGAGGG GTGTGAGGAGGAACCCCATAACTGTTTATG AAAATGACATACATGCTCCAAATCCAAGTTCTGCTGCACGGCAGGGGCAACATCCTCAGAGAG catTCAGAGCTGCTCCTGAGCCAACTACAAGTCATCCTTCAAATGAGAAACCATATTATGGTAAGACAATATTTGTGCTTGGAAAACAGATTCGCTGTATGTGCTACAACTGA